A genomic region of Ursus arctos isolate Adak ecotype North America unplaced genomic scaffold, UrsArc2.0 scaffold_8, whole genome shotgun sequence contains the following coding sequences:
- the LOC113243167 gene encoding 60S ribosomal protein L34-like, translated as MAQQLTYHHRLSYNTVSDRTRLSRTPDSRIVSLYTKKVRKAPKCVCGISLGRHQGVRAVRPHLPMRSSQMNKQASRADGGPMSAKCVRDGIKRAFFTEEQKLFVRLLPAQAQARRTGLRQTEDAGRPRGHDSWFCPLASPGRSCFIQGCPASWRRPLEDVTCGTHHPRYAITPHVIITEPFVNGC; from the exons ATGGCCCAGCAGCTGACATACCATCATAGGCTGTCCTACAACACAGTCTCTGACAGAACTAGGCTATCCCGAACCCCTGACAGCAGAATTGTTTCCCTTTATACCAAGAAGGTTAGGAAAGCaccaaaatgtgtgtgtgggatTTCCCTGGGCCGACATCAAGGAGTTCGTGCTGTGAGACCTCACCTTCCTATGAGGTCgtctcaaatgaacaaacaggCCAGCAGGGCCGATGGCGGTCCCATGTCTGCTAAATGTGTCCGCGATGGGATCAAACGTGCTTTCTTTACTGAGGAACAGAA gctttttgt AAGGCTGCTTCCCGCTCAGGCGCAGGCCCGACGGACCGGACTAAGGCAGACTGAGGATGCGGGAAGACCCCGTGGGCACGACTCCTGGTTCTGCCCCTTAGCCTCTCCAGGCCGTAGCTGCTTCATCCAGGGCTGCCCAGCATCATGGCGTCGTCCCTTGGAGGATGTCACATGTGGCACACATCATCCACGTTATGCTATTACACCTCATGTCATTATCACCGAGCCCTTCGTCAATGGATGCTGA
- the SH2D6 gene encoding SH2 domain-containing protein 6, translating to MPTVIGFEDWLFREDKFRGSKLWWFIILGKKSKSLRGGGRWKVRPVSSVPCPDSQAWNKDAPGRSPRPTPGTWRFEVSEEEDEEDKYELPPCEALPFSLAPAHVPDPEKDSLYLDHPGPLGPSKSPPPQPQATTLKAALSLQEARKQGRPFPFGKQEWATPARVVPGLPEKSDENLYLECEPSPVPALTRTLSSQVLMPPISLPRVSVVPRPTTAPQEARNVRGWYPGEKWPGVRGGSGRDFRPSGWGHRTESLLTSLSVSQGAANATSKAGRRSSLSSRAPTWSTSAAEDGSLLAQPWYSGNCDRHAVESALLRFRKDGAYTVRPSSEPHGSQPLTLAVLLHGRVFNIPIRRLDGGSHYALGREGRNREELFPSVAAMVRHYTQHPLPLVDRHSGSRQLTCLLFPTKP from the exons ATGCCCACTGTGATTGGATTTGAAGACTGGCTCTTTAGGGAG GACAAGTTCAGGGGAAGCAAGCTCTG GTGGTTTATTATATTGGGGAAAAAGAGTAAGTCAttgcggggtggggggcgctggAAGGTGAGGCCAGTCTCATCAGTCCCCTGTCCAGATTCCCAAGCCTGGAACAAAGATGCCCCCGGCCGATCTCCTCGGCCCACCCCAGGAACCTGGAGATTCGAGGTAAGT gaggaggaagatgaggaagataAATATGAGCTGCCCCCCTGTGAGGCTCTGCCCTTCAGTCTTGCCCCAGCCCACGTTCCTGACCCCGAGAAGGACTCTCTGTACTTGG ATCACCCTGGCCCTCTGGGCCCATCCAAGTCACCACCACCACAGCCCCAGGCCACAACG CTGAAGGCAGCACTGAGCCTGCAGGAGGCTCGGAAGCAGGGGCGGCCCTTCCCCTTCGGGAAGCAAG aGTGGGCTACACCGGCCAGGGTG GTACCAGGCCTTCCAGAGAAATCTGATGAGAACCTCTACCTGGAGTGTGAGCCTAGTCCAG TCCCGGCCTTGACTCGGACTCTGAGCTCCCAAGTCCTGATGCCCCCAATCTCTCTGCCAAGGGTATCAGTGGTGCCCAG GCCCACCACAGCCCCCCAGGAAGCTCGGAATGTAAGAGGCTGGTACCCAGGGGAGAAGTGGCCTGGGGTGcggggaggctcagggagggacTTCAGGCCCAGCGGATGGGGCCACAGGACCGAGTCTCTTCTGACCAGCCTTTCTGTGTCCCAGGGAGCAGCGAATGCCACCTCTAAAG CTGGAAGGAGATCCTCTCTTTCCTCTAGAGCACCCACCTGGAGCACCTCAGCTGCCGAg gACGGCAGCCTGCTGGCTCAGCCCTGGTACTCAGGCAACTGTGACCGCCATGCTGTTGAGAGTGCCCTGCTCCGATTCCGAAAG GACGGGGCCTATACTGTGCGCCCCAGCTCAGAGCCTCATGGTTCCCAGCCCCTCACCCTGGCGGTGCTTCTCCATGGCCGGGTCTTCAACATTCCCATCCGGCGCCTGGACGGTGGGAGCCACTATGCCCTGGGACGGGAGGGCAGGAACCGCGAAGAG CTGTTCCCCTCCGTGGCCGCCATGGTCCGGCACTACACACAGCACCCCCTGCCCCTTGTGGACAGACACAGCGGCAGCCGTCAGCTCACctgcctgctcttccccaccAAGCCCTGA